AACTCAGTTGATTGCCCAATCATGTTATAACCATCAATGATCAAGTAACGAGATTTCATTAGCTATCTCCTATCTGATTTCGTTTACGATATATTTCATACATCACTAAACTAGCTGCCACTGATGCATTGAGGCTATTCACATGACCTACCATAGGAATCTTAATATAAAAATCACATTTATCCTTTACGAGTCTGCTCATTCCTTGACCTTCACTGCCGATGACGATTGCAAGTGACATGCTAGCATCTAACTGACGATAATCCGTCGCGTTATCCGCTTCTGCACCGGCTATCCAATACCCTCTATCTTTTAATGTTTCAATTGTTTGAGCTAAATTTGTCACCCTCATTACAGGTACATGCTGTATAGCACCTGTACTTGCTTTTACTACCGTTTGAGTTAAAGCAACTGAACGACGTTTCGGAATGATTATACCATCAACACCCGAAGCATCTGCCGTACGAATAATTGAACCTAAATTATGAGGATCTTCTAAACCATCTAAAATGATAACTGTTGATAGTTTTTCCTTATTTTGCTGTTCATGAATAAAGTTATCAAAATCAGCATATTCATATGGCGCTACGAATGCAGCGACTCCTTGGTGAGGCGCATCTGAAAGGTTGTCTAATTTAGATTTTGGAACAGTCTGCACTATAAGTTTATCACTTTTTGCTTTTTTTAAAATCTCATTCAATTGTTGTTTTTTTACACCATCTTGAATCAGTATTTTATTTATAGTATGTCCAGAAATGATTGCCTCTTTAACTGCATGACGACCAACGATTACCATGTCTTCCAATTTATTACGCCCTTTCATCAACTATATTTACTATTGTTGTTAATAATTGCTCTACTCTCTCGCTATGCCCCTCTAAATATAAATAGCCGATTATCGCTTCTAAAGCCGTACTTTTCTTATAAGTTTGTATATCGGTGTTTTTCGCTTTAGTATAACTTTTAGCATTGCGACCACGTCGCACGATATCTAATTCTTCGTCGGCAAACCATTTTGCCCCCATTAAGGTTTCTAACGTTTGAGCTTGGCTTTTAGCTGATACATAACTTTTTGAGAGTTGGTGCAATTTATTTGGCTTACTTTTTAGCTTCAAAACAATATAAGTACGTACATGTTGATCTAGAACTGCATCTCCCATGTATGCTAAGGTTAAAGGATTTAACAATTTCGCATTTATTTTATCCACGTTTAAACCTCACACCTTGAGGCGTATCTTCTAAAATAATGTTTTGTTCTTTCAATGAATCGCGAATCTCATCAGCTCTAACAAAGTCTTTATTTTTTCTAGCTTCGTTACGTTCTTCGATAAGCGCTTCTATATCTTCATCTAATAAAACTTCAGATTCTTGACCAACAAGTGGCACACCTAACACATCGCTAAATATTTGGTACACTTCTTTAAACCTTTCTAGTACGGCTAATGAAGTCGTGTTCTCTAATACAAATTTATTAGCTAATTTTGTCAATTCAAACCATGCCGTAATAGCATTTGCAGTATTAAAATCGTCGTTCATGACTGCTTCAAATTGGGCTAATATATTATTGATTTCTGAAATGTATTCTGTTTGATCCTCAACGTCCGTAGCAATCTCAGCACGATCTACAATGGCTTTGTAACTATTACGGATACGTTCCAGACCATTTTTAGCTGCATTAACTAGTTCCATATTATAATTAATTGGACTTCGGTAATGTACGCTAATCATGAAAAATCGTAAAACATCGGGGTCTATTTCTTTAATAATGTCATGAACAAGTACAAAGTTGCCTAATGACTTACTCATTTTTTCATTATCTATATTGATAAAACCATTATGCATCCAATAATTAGCAAATGTAGCGTGGTTATGTGCTTCAGATTGAGCAATTTCATTTTCATGATGAGGAAATTGTAAATCAGTACCACCTGCGTGAATATCCATCGTTGCACCAAGCTCTTTGTATGCCATTACCGAACATTCTATGTGCCATCCTGGTCGTCCTACACCGAATGGGCTATTCCAACTGATTTCTCCTTCTTTTGCGGCTTTCCATAGCGTAAAGTCTAGCGCATCTTCTTTATGTTCACCTTGTTCAATGCGTGCGCCAACTTTTAAATCATTTAACGATTGGTGACTTAATTTACCATAATCTTCAAATTTACGTGTTCTATAGTAAACATCACCACCACTAACATACGCATAACCTTCATTTACTAAATCTTGAATAAATTGAATAATATCATCCATATGATTCATTACTCGCGGGTTTGAAGTCGCCCTTTTTACGTTAAGTGCACCAGTATCTTCATAGAATGCGTTAATATAACGCTCGGCAATCGTTTCTACAGACTCATTTAGTTCTTTAGAACGTTTTATCAATTTATCATCAACATCTGTAAAATTAGATACGTAAATCACTTTATAACCTTGATATTCAAAGTATCTACGTACAACATCATATACAATAGCTGGACGTGCGTTACCTATATGAATATAGTTGTAAACTGTTGGTCCACAAACATACATTTTAACTGTTCCTGGCTCAATAGGCTTAAACGTCTCTTTTTGACGTGTTAGCGTATTATATAATGTAATCATCTTGTATCTCTCCATTTCTCGTTTTCTCCAGCTGACGCTCTAATTCTTTCATTTGTTCATAAATTGGATCTGGTAAATTTAAATGGTCAAATGTTTTACCAATACGTCTACCATCTTGTTTAACTATATGCCCAGGTATTCCTACTACCGTTGAATAACTTGGAACTGAAGTAAGCACTACCGAATTCGCACCAATATTCACATCTGAATCAATTTGAATATTGCCTAAAACCTTAGCACCCGCTGCAATTAAAACGTTATTGCCAATATCAGGGTGTCTTT
The genomic region above belongs to Staphylococcus durrellii and contains:
- the rlmB gene encoding 23S rRNA (guanosine(2251)-2'-O)-methyltransferase RlmB, with the translated sequence MEDMVIVGRHAVKEAIISGHTINKILIQDGVKKQQLNEILKKAKSDKLIVQTVPKSKLDNLSDAPHQGVAAFVAPYEYADFDNFIHEQQNKEKLSTVIILDGLEDPHNLGSIIRTADASGVDGIIIPKRRSVALTQTVVKASTGAIQHVPVMRVTNLAQTIETLKDRGYWIAGAEADNATDYRQLDASMSLAIVIGSEGQGMSRLVKDKCDFYIKIPMVGHVNSLNASVAASLVMYEIYRKRNQIGDS
- a CDS encoding Mini-ribonuclease 3, translating into MGDAVLDQHVRTYIVLKLKSKPNKLHQLSKSYVSAKSQAQTLETLMGAKWFADEELDIVRRGRNAKSYTKAKNTDIQTYKKSTALEAIIGYLYLEGHSERVEQLLTTIVNIVDERA
- the cysS gene encoding cysteine--tRNA ligase, encoding MITLYNTLTRQKETFKPIEPGTVKMYVCGPTVYNYIHIGNARPAIVYDVVRRYFEYQGYKVIYVSNFTDVDDKLIKRSKELNESVETIAERYINAFYEDTGALNVKRATSNPRVMNHMDDIIQFIQDLVNEGYAYVSGGDVYYRTRKFEDYGKLSHQSLNDLKVGARIEQGEHKEDALDFTLWKAAKEGEISWNSPFGVGRPGWHIECSVMAYKELGATMDIHAGGTDLQFPHHENEIAQSEAHNHATFANYWMHNGFINIDNEKMSKSLGNFVLVHDIIKEIDPDVLRFFMISVHYRSPINYNMELVNAAKNGLERIRNSYKAIVDRAEIATDVEDQTEYISEINNILAQFEAVMNDDFNTANAITAWFELTKLANKFVLENTTSLAVLERFKEVYQIFSDVLGVPLVGQESEVLLDEDIEALIEERNEARKNKDFVRADEIRDSLKEQNIILEDTPQGVRFKRG